Genomic window (Alphaproteobacteria bacterium):
TGATAGTTTTCAGTTTATGAATTCTTCATTAGACAAACTCGTTAGTAATTTACCAAAAGAATCATTTAAATACACATCAGAACTGTATAAAGACAAGCAATTTGATTTAATGTGTAAAAAAGGAGTCTACCCATATGACTATATGGATAGTTTTGAGAAATTTAACACAACTTTACCATCCAAAGAAGAATTTTATAACATATTAAACGATGAGCATATAACAGATGAAGAATATAAACATGCTAAAACAGTATGGAATACATTTGGTCTAAAAAACATGGGTCAATATCATGATTTATATCTGAAAACAGATGTCGTTTTACTCGCTGATGTTTTTGAAAATTTCCGAAATACATGCTTTGAATATTACAAACTTGATCCAGCTCATTATTTTACTAGTCCGGGGTTATCTTTTGATAGTATGTTAAAAATGACTGAAATTAATCTTGAACTTATGACAGATATTGACATGCATTTGTTCATTGAATCTGGCCTTAGAGGTGGTATTTCATATATTGCAAACAGATATTCTAAAGCAAATAATAAATACATCAAAGAATACAATGAGAATTTACCATCGAAATACATTGCCTATTTGGATGCTAATAATCTTTATGGTTATGCTATGTGCCAGTATTTACCAACAGGAAATTTTAAATGGTTAAATAAAAATCAGATAGACAAATTAGAT
Coding sequences:
- a CDS encoding DNA polymerase, with the protein product MNSSLDKLVSNLPKESFKYTSELYKDKQFDLMCKKGVYPYDYMDSFEKFNTTLPSKEEFYNILNDEHITDEEYKHAKTVWNTFGLKNMGQYHDLYLKTDVVLLADVFENFRNTCFEYYKLDPAHYFTSPGLSFDSMLKMTEINLELMTDIDMHLFIESGLRGGISYIANRYSKANNKYIKEYNENLPSKYIAYLDANNLYGYAMCQYLPTGNFKWLNKNQIDKLDLTKYNETSKKGLILQVDLEYPKKLHNLHNDYPLACEKIKVTKNMLSNYCKNIANKYKISSGIVDKLIPTLNNKEKYTLHY